In a genomic window of Passer domesticus isolate bPasDom1 chromosome 3, bPasDom1.hap1, whole genome shotgun sequence:
- the URB2 gene encoding unhealthy ribosome biogenesis protein 2 homolog: protein MAAIYSGIYLKLKSAKTSWEDKLKIARFAWISHQCVLPNKEQVLLDWVSQALVSNYNKKHELEDEVVEKLWAYLDNVIHSKRLQDLLKSGKTVGLSFSIAEIINKRLSEAYSEKTQQNIGTVLSCSSGILSTPSLSIIYTAKCELLVDLLSKLSKLACQQLASDDAVGSQLFSVLHLTFAQYLLIQRQQTNPNRVFGRVTSHLLQPCLLLRHLLTVRSWTQADDNHVCQHLSREIRSQIETLLHAGLFQPELFSSYKEELLSEQESQEKKKGALKTLLLPVNTVQTKLGSDLCEPALHGAVVAGSVSLLYKLFLDSYCKAENHLMCFHMLSRLFGCLRLSDLQEAGRSDTLFPVDWSMELLALEQLLNLVLSNDIYNVASDRIRHKEVQFGFYRKLAQMLLTHSQASIPAWFRCLKLLMSLNHLIVEPDLDDLVSSAWIDAEACDPRTKKPQETLISTIFQIYSKLRQFPRLFEEVLTVICRPAVDELRPFIFSAGLTAKLRECLLELPPNQILDILCLFVEKCQTLIIPAVEGSIDMALKLMSVCSVLHAFLFNMRSLDDVTPSPVVLRTQRLMADIQKGITQPLMELLQAPRREEEKSELWLRKTTDAALLLVYTWVEVDALFGVSCSKYVSPIAETAVTEPAARHWGVSAFLPGVEEQCWRRVMELASSFASTSKYCLELLTLQKMKMMLMQTTADLQALHHAAAFILESGRSTMSRGESEPWDGDISVITELSYPTAHWHLVMSNLTILLPYLSLKDVEYIANVLLQTLMVSEAQEAATDQEPSISIVKISLGLIHSSLLPEMRVLHCAFLTHLIHQFATVLPTSTRDSVDLPLQQLSVTGIPWHEEILASCKTLDPLEVPSENKVQKDELSLSWKTLEKVAQCIALLAKNGCPVILKERQLQRCLGLLEIVSLLKLDSFLPSECTRCFLVLLSLLVNTRANASCSKLLLLKFLSTCLHLLRCLQAGRNSNSVLKVLHASDVLEAVMTSQLTACKFFADVLTVPVWAQYVQEVQEFLENFLQMIIERRQSMKLNLEKFMSFLVSCRPDTGAAKSIDWKNWNPAAEQLLLTAFTTLCHVITLHLQQLPEKKLHSVDVMCALLEPVVLQMVKTVEHGLRSSTPNQPLPVAFIPSVTTLLKADLSHPLKKDWQKEPSGCLKQPRVKLYQEFYSQILKELPCAGSNLQFLQLALQFLTVFCSVPELYPEKETAVMVVFAIKKLLSGPAITIQVIRSMEMELTEVLVQVLGNCSAEEFYAIMRLVLQGLEVRNIWQQKAKEVLSAVTLTKLLLSCPLSGDKGKAFWFASPQIITALALQTKEACQDQALISIIVIPILETVAALLRQGEGILVNPHHVSLVFSILLTVPLDHLKTEDYHGVFLGVHEVLFSIVQCHPKVLLKAAPSFLSSFHRLVVSVMHEGRQKGDRGNMDESEMILKCAHLVERMYTYIAAEMEDFTVFSAFIVAHYVTELQKVTLHPAVKTHLTEGIYHILDLCIERDIKFLNASLPAGVRQVFKDLYNDYNHYHKAKKQGEEKYTA, encoded by the exons ATGGCCGCGATCTACTCCGGGATTTACCTGAAGCTGAAAAGCGCCAAGACTTCTTGGGAGGACAAACTCAAAATAGCCCGGTTCGCGTGGATTTCTCACCAGTGCGTCCTGCCTAATAAGGAGCAA GTTTTACTCGATTGGGTAAGCCAGGCATTGGTTTCCAACTACAACAAGAAACATGAACTGGAGGATGAAGTTGTTGAAAAACTCTGGGCATATCTTGACAATGTTATCCATAGTAAAAGACTACAGGATCTCTTAAAGAGTGGGAAGACAGTTGGTCTCAGTTTTTCAATTGCAGAG atCATAAACAAAAGGTTATCAGAGGCCTATTCtgaaaaaacacagcagaacattggcactgtgctgagctgctccagtgGCATCCTTTCTACTCCTTCACTGTCCATCATTTACACAGCAAAGTGTGAGCTTTTGGTTGACCTCCTCAGCAAGTTGTCCAAGCTGGCATGCCAGCAGCTGGCTTCTGACGATGCTGTGGGCTCCCAGTTGTTCAGCGTCCTCCATCTTACCTTTGCTCAGTACCTCCTGATCCAGAGGCAGcaaaccaacccaaaccgtGTGTTTGGGCGAGTGACAAGTCACTTGCTCCAGCCATGTTTGCTCCTGAGGCACTTACTGACTGTGAGAAGCTGGACACAAGCAGATGATAACCATGTGTGTCAGCACCTGAGCAGAGAAATACGAAGCCAAATAGAGACTTTGCTGCATGCTGGGTTATTTCAGCCTGAGCTTTTCTCATCCTACAAAGAAGAGCTGCTGTCAGAGCAGGAATCCCaggagaagaagaaaggagcTTTGAAAACTCTTTTGCTACCAGTCAACACAGTGCAGACCAAGCTGGGCAGTGACTTGTGTGAGCCTGCCCTCCACGGAGCGGTTGTGGCTGGTTCGGTGTCTCTGCTATATAAGCTCTTTCTGGACTCGTACTGTAAGGCAGAAAACCACCTTATGTGCTTCCACATGCTCAGCAGGCTTTTTGGCTGTCTCAGGCTCTCTGACCTGCAGGAGGCAGGGAGGAGTGATACGCTTTTCCCTGTGGACTGGAGCATGGAGCTGCTTGCTTTGGAGCAGCTTCTGAACTTGGTGCTCAGCAATGATATCTATAATGTCGCCAGTGACCGTATCCGGCACAAGGAAGTGCAGTTTGGGTTTTACCGGAAGCTAGCACAGATGCTGCTGACACACTCCCAAGCTTCCATCCCTGCTTGGTTCAGGTGTCTCAAGCTCCTGATGTCATTAAACCACCTTATAGTAGAGCCAGACCTGGATGACTTGGTGTCGTCAGCTTGGATTGATGCCGAGGCCTGTGACCCACGTACAAAGAAGCCACAGGAGACTCTCATCAGCACCATATTCCAGATTTACTCCAAGCTAAGGCAGTTCCCACGGCTCTTTGAAGAGGTGCTGACAGTCATTTGCCGGCCAGCTGTTGATGAACTGAGGCCGTTCATCTTCTCTGCTGGCCTGACAGCAAAGCTTCGTGAGTGCCTTCTTGAACTGCCACCCAACCAGATTCTGGACATTCTGTGTCTCTTTGTGGAGAAATGCCAGACCCTTATCATTCCAGCTGTTGAGGGGTCAATTGACATGGCCTTGAAGCTGATGTCAGTGTGCTCAGTGCTGCATGCTTTTCTGTTCAACATGAGGAGCCTAGATGATGTCACTCCTTCCCCTGTGGTGCTTCGCACTCAGCGTTTAATGGCAGACATACAGAAGGGAATAACTCAGCcactgatggagctgctgcaggctcctaggagagaggaagaaaagtcAGAGCTTTGGCTAAGAAAGACCACTGATGCTGCCCTCCTCCTTGTTTACACTTGGGTTGAAGTAGACGCTCTGTTTGGTGTTAGCTGCAGTAAATATGTGTCTCCAATAGCTGAAACAGCAGTTACTGAACCTGCTGCAAGGCACTGGGGCGTTTCAGCTTTTCTGCCTGGTGTGGAGGAGCAGTGTTGGAGGAGAGTTATGGAACTTGCAAGTAGTTTTGCCTCCACTAGTAAGTACTGCTTAGAACTGCTCACACTTCAGAAAATGAAGATGATGTTAATGCAGACCACAGCTGACCTACAGGCCTTGCATCATGCTGCAGCTTTCATCCTGGAGTCTGGGAGGTCCACCATGAGCAGAGGAGAATCTGAACCATGGGATGGTGATATCAGTGTGATAACAGAACTTAGCTACCCCACAGCACACTGGCACCTCGTCATGTCCAACCTGACCATCCTGTTGCCGTATCTTTCTTTAAAAGATGTAGAGTACATTGCAAATGTACTTCTACAAACGTTGATGGTGTCTGAAGCTCAGGAAGCTGCCACGGACCAGGAGCCTTCCATCAGCATTGTGAAGATATCTCTTGGTTTGATCCACAGCTCTCTTCTACCAGAAATGAGGGTCCTGCACTGTGCTTTTCTCACCCATCTTATTCATCAGTTTGCTACAGTGCTGCCCACTTCTACCAGGGATTCAGTAGatctgccactgcagcagctgtctGTGACTGGTATTCCTTGGCATGAAGAAATCCTGGCTTCTTGCAAAACTCTTGATCCATTGGAAGTTCCATCAGAAAACAAAGTGCAGAAGGATGAGCTGAGCTTGTCTTGGAAAACACTGGAGAAAGTTGCCCAATGTATAGCATTGTTAGCAAAAAATGGCTGCCCTGTCATCCTGAAAGAACGTCAGCTACAAAGATGCCTGGGTTTGCTAGAAATTGTTTCCCTCCTGAAATTAGACAGTTTTCTTCCCTCTGAGTGTACTCGGTGTTTTCTggtgctgctgtctctgctAGTTAATACCAGGGCTAATGCCTCTTGCAGCAAATTGTTACTGCTGAAGTTTTTAAGTACTTGCCTCCACCTCCTGAGATGCCTGCAAGCTGGCAGGAACTCCAACTCTGTTCTTAAGGTGTTACATGCCAGCGATGTTCTTGAGGCTGTCATGACCTCCCAGCTTACAGCTTGCAAATTTTTCGCTGATGTCTTGACTGTTCCTGTTTGGGCACAGTATGTCCAGGAGGTCCAAGAGTTTTTGGAAAACTTTCTTCAGATGATTATTGAAAGAAGACAAAGTATGAAGCTCAACTTGGAAAAGTTCATGTCTTTCCTGGTGAGCTGTAGGCCAGACACAGGTGCAGCCAAAAGCATAGACTGGAAAAACTGGAATCCTGCAGCTGAGCAATTGCTGCTCACAGCATTCACCACACTCTGTCATGTCATCACACTgcacctccagcagctgccagaaaaGAAGCTGCATTCTGTGGATGTGATGTGTGCTCTGTTGGAACCAGTGGTTCTGCAGATGGTCAAAACAGTTGAACACGGTCTTCGGAGTAGCACCCCAAACCAGCCTTTGCCTGTGGCATTCATACCATCTGTCACTACTCTCCTCAAAGCAGATCTGAGCCATCCTCTCAAGAAGGACTGGCAGAAGGAGCCCAGTGGGTGTTTGAAGCAGCCCCGTGTTAAACTGTACCAAGAGTTTTACTCTCAGATACTGAAagagctgccctgtgcagggagtAATCTGCAGTTCCTTCAGCTTGCGTTGCAGTTCCTGACTGTCTtctgctctgtgccagagctgtATCCTGAAAAAGAAACTGCAGTCATGGTTGTTTTTGCTATAAAAAAGCTTCTCTCTG GTCCTGCAATTACAATCCAGGTGATCCGAAGTATGGAGATGGAGCTGACAGAGGTGCTTGTGCAGGTGCTGGGAAACTGCTCTGCTGAGGAGTTTTATGCCATAATgaggctggtgctgcagggacTGGAAGTGAGGAATATTTGGCAGCAGAAGGCTAAA GAAGTATTGTCAGCTGTTACCCTAACCAAATTGTTGCTCAGCTGCCCATTAAGTGGAGACAAAGGGAAAGCTTTCTGGTTTGCCAGCCCACAGATAATCACAGCTTTAGCT CTGCAAACCAAAGAGGCCTGTCAGGACCAGGCACTGATTTCCATCATAGTTATACCTATTCTAGAGACTGTAGCAGCTCTGCTAAGGCAGGGAGAAGGGATTCTTGTGAATCCACATCACGTTTCATTGGTATTCAGCATTCTTCTAACAGTCCCTCTGGATCATCTGAAGACAGAAGACTATCACGGTGTCTTCCTGGGGGTCCATGAAGTGCTCTTCTCTATTGTGCAGTGTCATCCAAAG GTGCTGTTGAAAGCAGCACCATCCTTTCTGAGCAGTTTCCATCGTCTCGTTGTTTCTGTCATGCATGAAGGACGTCAGAAAGGAGACAGAG GCAACATGGATGAGTCTGAAATGATACTGAAATGTGCACACTTGGTGGAGCGGATGTATACTTATATTGCTGCAGAAATGGAGGACTTCACTGTGTTTTCTGCCTTCATTGTGGCTCACTATGTCACTGAATTGCAGAAG GTGACTTTGCATCCAGCTGTGAAGACGCATCTCACAGAAGGAATATATCACATACTTGACCTTTGCATTGAACGGGACATCAAATTCTTAAATGCGTCGCTCCCAGCAGGCGTGAGGCAGGTCTTCAAGGATCTGTATAATGATTACAACCACTACCACAAAGCAAAGAAGCAGGGGGAGGAAAAGTACACTGCATGA